AGCGGTGTCGAAGTAGTTGATTCCCAATTCCATGGCCCGCGCGACGGCCTTCACCTGATCGATGCGCTCGCCCCGGACCATCAGGCCGCCGACGTCGCCGCAGCCAAACCCGATTTCGGACACCTGAAGACCGGTGTTTCCCAAGGGTCGATAGTTCATCGCGTTTCTCCATTCGGACTTTCGTGTGTCCTGATGGTATGTCCGCGGTACAGGTGCGAGCAACCGTCCGGCTCGCACCTGCTGGTTTGAGGCCCCGGTGCGGGCTCTTGAATCGGTGAGGAACGCCGTCAGGCGGTGACCTGGTAGGCCCAGATGCGGTGTATTACCTCGGGCTCCCCCTTGGGCAGAGGGTGGAAGGGCCCAGATAGCTCGGCCAGCTTCCACTTGCCGGCTTCTTCCAGGCCCGCCTGATACTCTTTGAACCCACCCTCTTCATACAGGTCCACTCGCAGGCTGAACACTATGAACCCACCGGGCCTGGTGATGCGAGCCAGCTCGTCGAAAGCATGAGCCGGAGCGTGGCCTGTGGTGAACACGCCCACGCTGATTACAGCGCCGAAGGAGTCGGTGTCGTAGCCCAGATCCTCCCCGAGAGTCATCTGGCGCAAGTCTTTGTAGAGGCCCTTTCGACGAGCTTCCTCCATCATCCCCAGAGAGAGGTCGATGGCGTGGAGGTCCTGGTACCCCAGCTGCGCCAGACATTCGCCCACCAGTCCGGTCCCCGCTCCTGCGTCGAGTATCTTCGTCCCGGTGGGGACATGCCTGGCGAACAACTCGGTCGCTGTCTGCGGAGCGTTCCAGGCAAACTCCTCAGCCAGGTCTTTATCGTACTGCGTTGCCCACTGGTCGTAGCGCTCTTCCAACTCCTGGTTGGTGGATGAGGAGTACACCCATTGGACTCTGTTGTGACTGTCTGGCATGTTACTTCCTGCAGATGAAGAGACCCCAGCCCACTTCGTTTCTATCGACGGAGGCGGCAGTTTCGATGTAGGCGGTGGTCAGCCACTGGTAGTGTTCGGCGTCATCCAAAGTTTCATCCTTCGGCGTACGCTCGGACAAGGCCAGATAGCTCTGCTTCAGGTGTGGGGACACATTCAAGGCCTCCAAAACTTCGAAGCCCTGGTCCTTCAGGGCCTGCTTGTACGACTCGAAGGTGAATTCGGTGTCGAACAGCAGCCTGTCGTAGACGTAGGTCTGGGCCTGGGGTGTGATGTCCCGTTTAGGTCTGAACAGGTCGTCGAACACGAAAATCCCTCCGTCCTCCAGAACCCGGTGGACTTCGCTCAGGATCTTACGTTTATCCGGCACGTGGTATATTACGGCCTGGCTCCACACATGAGTGAATGAGCCGTCAGGGAAGGGAAGGTCAGTGGCAGAGGCCTTCTCGAAGGCTACCCTGTCCCTGAGTTCGGTGCATAGCGCAGCCCGTTTCTCCAGTGCGTTTTCGATACGGACTCCGCTGAGGTCAATGCCCGTCACCCTTGCGCCGGTCTCTCCAGCCAGCCAGATGGCGATGGTCCCGTTGCCGCAGCCCAGGTCCAGGACCGATGAGTCCTGGCCAATGCAGCCCTTTTCGGCCATCGTCCGGTTCAACCTGTCGCACGCTGTGAGGAAGTCCTTGTTGCCGTTTTCGCCGAAAAGGCCCCAGTGGACGCTTCCATCTTCGTCCCAAACCAGCTGGTATGTGACATCTTGCGAGTCGTAATATGCTTCGGTCTCCTGTTCAGAAAATCTGCTTACCATGTTTTGCTCCTCCGATGTGCTCAACGAGTCAGTTGCCGTTGGTGATTCGGAGTCTTCCACGGGACAGGTGCGCAACACTTCTGACGACACGATTCCCCTGAGTGAATAGGATAATTCTGACCTGGCTGTACGCCGCACGACGCAGGGCTGCAAACGATCCAGGGCGTCACGGAACAGTTGGTGCTTAGAGAAGCCGCAGGTTGACCCGGCATTGAGGCTGAGGCCAGGGACCCGGGAGAAAGGGCGGAAAACCCCAATAGATGGGATGGAGCAGCTAAGGGTCGCAGGGATACCTGTATCGCTCGCGGCCACGATAGTACAGCGAGATTGGGTGGCTTCGCCCCGTTCGGGCGCTGGTAAAGGGTATATGCATGGTGCGCATTAGAGTCCCTGGGCGAGGAATCTTCGCAAGACTCCCACATCGGTAACAGCCCACTGGACTATGCCGGAGGCTATCACCAATTCTGCGAAGGTGTCAAAGTCGCGCAGCAAGCGGATGCTGTACCAGACTAGTAGGCGGTTCAATAGGCAAGCTTCCTTCGACAAGCTCAGGGCGAACGAATGCGGGCAAGATGCCCGCGCTCCAGCAAAGGGCGCCTGCTAATCTGGGACAGTTTCGAGTGTCGCGAAAAAGCTTGACCTGTGGAAGTGTGGATCTTACTCTGGGCGTCGGCAGGGTCTTTTGTCTAACCCAAACGTTACCAAGTCTCCCTGACCTCTTCATTCCACACTGTATGCAGGACGGTTACGTAGCACGATGACAGTAGACGTAAGACTGGATGGGCAGGTGGCCATAGTAACCGGGGCGGCCCAGGGTATCGGCAGGGGCATTGCGCTTGTACTGGCCGAGGCAGGGGCCAGCGTCGTCATCGGGGACATTCAGGAAGCCGACTCCACGGCGGAAGAGATACGCCAGGGAGGTGGGCAGGTGACCACCATGATCATGGATACGAGCAGTCCCCAGCAGGCCGACTCTCTGATTGACCTGGCGCTGGAGGAGTATGGCCGTCTGGACATTCTCGTCAACAATGCCGGCATAGATGACCCTGATGGATATGCGTGGGACCTTCCCGACCACGAGTGGCAACGGGTCATAGACGTCAACCTGAGCGGCGTGTTCTATTGCTCCAAGGCTGCTCTGAGGCCAATGCTGGAAGCCGGCAGTGGATGCATCGTAAACATCAGTTCCCAGTCCGCGAGAGTTGCAAGGAGGGACGGTTCTCCCGCCT
The genomic region above belongs to Dehalococcoidia bacterium and contains:
- a CDS encoding class I SAM-dependent methyltransferase; its protein translation is MPDSHNRVQWVYSSSTNQELEERYDQWATQYDKDLAEEFAWNAPQTATELFARHVPTGTKILDAGAGTGLVGECLAQLGYQDLHAIDLSLGMMEEARRKGLYKDLRQMTLGEDLGYDTDSFGAVISVGVFTTGHAPAHAFDELARITRPGGFIVFSLRVDLYEEGGFKEYQAGLEEAGKWKLAELSGPFHPLPKGEPEVIHRIWAYQVTA
- a CDS encoding methyltransferase domain-containing protein translates to MVSRFSEQETEAYYDSQDVTYQLVWDEDGSVHWGLFGENGNKDFLTACDRLNRTMAEKGCIGQDSSVLDLGCGNGTIAIWLAGETGARVTGIDLSGVRIENALEKRAALCTELRDRVAFEKASATDLPFPDGSFTHVWSQAVIYHVPDKRKILSEVHRVLEDGGIFVFDDLFRPKRDITPQAQTYVYDRLLFDTEFTFESYKQALKDQGFEVLEALNVSPHLKQSYLALSERTPKDETLDDAEHYQWLTTAYIETAASVDRNEVGWGLFICRK
- a CDS encoding SDR family oxidoreductase, with amino-acid sequence MTVDVRLDGQVAIVTGAAQGIGRGIALVLAEAGASVVIGDIQEADSTAEEIRQGGGQVTTMIMDTSSPQQADSLIDLALEEYGRLDILVNNAGIDDPDGYAWDLPDHEWQRVIDVNLSGVFYCSKAALRPMLEAGSGCIVNISSQSARVARRDGSPAYNASKAGLIGLTAGFSAQVADRGVRVNAIMPGLVMSRDFGWSPEHTAARQSQYPLGAGQPRDIGHAVLYLASPLASWVSGTALHATGGYQQSALWL